A stretch of Larus michahellis chromosome Z, bLarMic1.1, whole genome shotgun sequence DNA encodes these proteins:
- the DCAF10 gene encoding DDB1- and CUL4-associated factor 10 isoform X1, with protein MSAEAARAGTAGGQAAPGPGSPAGMEPALPAVPPRAAPGAGLFGWLRGRCLGRSAAVDPARDTFRAMTGLYGSIQPADSVYLSTRTHGAVFNLEYSPDGSVLTVACEQTEVLLFDPISSKHIKTLSEAHEDCVNNIRFLDNRLFATCSDDTTIALWDLRKLNTKVCTLHGHTSWVKNIEYDTNTRLLVTSGFDGNVIIWDTNRCTEDGCPHKKFFHTRFLMRMRLTPDCSKMLISTSSGYLLILHDLDLNKSLEVGSYPILRARRTTSSDITSSGSSGPRAVGSPCHQNDSGLLSEKHMSRSSQREGGSPRNSLEVLTPEVPGERDRGNCITSLQLHPKGWATLLRCSSNTDDQEWTCVYEFQEGAPVRPVSPRCSLRLTHCIEEANVGRGYIKELCFSPDGRMISSPHGFGIRLLGFDAHCSELVDCLPKEASPLKEIRSLYSHNDVVLTTKFSPTHCQIASGCLSGCVSLYQPKF; from the exons ATGAGCGCGGAGGCCGCCCGGGCGGGGACCGCCGGCGGCCAGGCGGCCCCGGGGCCTGGTTCGCCCGCCGGTATGGAGCCGGCGTTGCCGGCCGTTCCCCCGCGGGCGGCGCCGGGGGCCGGCCTGTTCGGGTGGCTGCGCGGACGCTGCCTGGGCCGCAGCGCCGCCGTGGACCCGGCGCGGGACACCTTCCGCGCCATGACCGGGCTGTACGGCTCCATCCAGCCCGCCGACTCCGTGTACCTCAGCACCCGCACGCACGGCGCCGTCTTCAACCTCGAGTACTCGCCCGACGG GTCAGTGTTGACTGTTGCTTGTGAACAGACTGAAGTACTGCTTTTTGACCCAATCTCTTCAAAGCACATCAAAACTCTCTCTGAAGCTCATGAAGACTGTGTAAATAATATCAG GTTTCTAGATAATCGACTGTTTGCGACTTGTTCTGATGACACTACAATAGCACTTTGGGATTTGAGAAAGCTGAACACAAAAGTGTGCACTTTGCATGGTCACACTAGCTGGGTTAAGAACATCGAGTACGATACCAATACAAGATTACTAGTAACGTCAGGGTTTGATGGAAATGTGATCATCTGGGACACAAACAG GTGCACAGAAGATGGATGTCCCCACAAGAAGTTTTTTCACACCCGTTTTCTTATGCGAATGAGGCTGACTCCAGACTGTTCCAAAATGTTGATCTCAACCTCCTCTGGATATCTTCTGATTTTGCATGACCTTGACCTAAACAAATCATTAGAGGTTGGCAGCTACCCCATTTTAAGAGCTAGGAGGACAACAAGTTCAG ACATAACTTCATCAGGTTCGTCTGGTCCTCGGGCTGTTGGTTCACCATGTCACCAGAATGATTCAGGTCTACTGTCTGAGAAACACATGTCGCGGTCCTCCCAGCGAGAAG GTGGATCACCTAGAAATAGTTTGGAGGTCTTAACACCAGAGGTTCCTGGAGAAAGAGATCGAGGCAATTGCATTACATCACTACAGCTACATCCAAAAGGGTGGGCTACGCTTCTTCGGTGCTCAAGTAATACAGATGACCAGGAG TGGACTTGTGTCTATGAATTCCAGGAAGGAGCCCCTGTGCGCCCTGTCTCGCCTCGCTGTTCCCTGCGATTGACTCATTGCATTGAAGAAGCCAATGTGGGCCGGGGTTACATCAAAGAACTTTGTTTTAGTCCTGATGGCCGGATGATTTCATCCCCGCATGGCTTTGGGATCCGCTTGTTGGGGTTTGATGCACACTGCAGCGAACTTGTCGACTGTTTGCCCAAAGAAGCCAGTCCCCTGAAAGAAATCCGTTCCCTCTACTCCCACAATGACGTGGTACTGACAACCAAGTTTTCTCCAACACACTGTCAGATTGCCTCGGGGTGCCTTAGCGGATGTGTTTCTCTGTATCAGCCAAAGTTCTAG
- the DCAF10 gene encoding DDB1- and CUL4-associated factor 10 isoform X2 — protein sequence MSAEAARAGTAGGQAAPGPGSPAGMEPALPAVPPRAAPGAGLFGWLRGRCLGRSAAVDPARDTFRAMTGLYGSIQPADSVYLSTRTHGAVFNLEYSPDGSVLTVACEQTEVLLFDPISSKHIKTLSEAHEDCVNNIRFLDNRLFATCSDDTTIALWDLRKLNTKVCTLHGHTSWVKNIEYDTNTRLLVTSGFDGNVIIWDTNRCTEDGCPHKKFFHTRFLMRMRLTPDCSKMLISTSSGYLLILHDLDLNKSLEVGSYPILRARRTTSSDITSSGSSGPRAVGSPCHQNDSGLLSEKHMSRSSQREGGSPRNSLEVLTPEVPGERDRGNCITSLQLHPKGWATLLRCSSNTDDQEEGAPVRPVSPRCSLRLTHCIEEANVGRGYIKELCFSPDGRMISSPHGFGIRLLGFDAHCSELVDCLPKEASPLKEIRSLYSHNDVVLTTKFSPTHCQIASGCLSGCVSLYQPKF from the exons ATGAGCGCGGAGGCCGCCCGGGCGGGGACCGCCGGCGGCCAGGCGGCCCCGGGGCCTGGTTCGCCCGCCGGTATGGAGCCGGCGTTGCCGGCCGTTCCCCCGCGGGCGGCGCCGGGGGCCGGCCTGTTCGGGTGGCTGCGCGGACGCTGCCTGGGCCGCAGCGCCGCCGTGGACCCGGCGCGGGACACCTTCCGCGCCATGACCGGGCTGTACGGCTCCATCCAGCCCGCCGACTCCGTGTACCTCAGCACCCGCACGCACGGCGCCGTCTTCAACCTCGAGTACTCGCCCGACGG GTCAGTGTTGACTGTTGCTTGTGAACAGACTGAAGTACTGCTTTTTGACCCAATCTCTTCAAAGCACATCAAAACTCTCTCTGAAGCTCATGAAGACTGTGTAAATAATATCAG GTTTCTAGATAATCGACTGTTTGCGACTTGTTCTGATGACACTACAATAGCACTTTGGGATTTGAGAAAGCTGAACACAAAAGTGTGCACTTTGCATGGTCACACTAGCTGGGTTAAGAACATCGAGTACGATACCAATACAAGATTACTAGTAACGTCAGGGTTTGATGGAAATGTGATCATCTGGGACACAAACAG GTGCACAGAAGATGGATGTCCCCACAAGAAGTTTTTTCACACCCGTTTTCTTATGCGAATGAGGCTGACTCCAGACTGTTCCAAAATGTTGATCTCAACCTCCTCTGGATATCTTCTGATTTTGCATGACCTTGACCTAAACAAATCATTAGAGGTTGGCAGCTACCCCATTTTAAGAGCTAGGAGGACAACAAGTTCAG ACATAACTTCATCAGGTTCGTCTGGTCCTCGGGCTGTTGGTTCACCATGTCACCAGAATGATTCAGGTCTACTGTCTGAGAAACACATGTCGCGGTCCTCCCAGCGAGAAG GTGGATCACCTAGAAATAGTTTGGAGGTCTTAACACCAGAGGTTCCTGGAGAAAGAGATCGAGGCAATTGCATTACATCACTACAGCTACATCCAAAAGGGTGGGCTACGCTTCTTCGGTGCTCAAGTAATACAGATGACCAGGAG GAAGGAGCCCCTGTGCGCCCTGTCTCGCCTCGCTGTTCCCTGCGATTGACTCATTGCATTGAAGAAGCCAATGTGGGCCGGGGTTACATCAAAGAACTTTGTTTTAGTCCTGATGGCCGGATGATTTCATCCCCGCATGGCTTTGGGATCCGCTTGTTGGGGTTTGATGCACACTGCAGCGAACTTGTCGACTGTTTGCCCAAAGAAGCCAGTCCCCTGAAAGAAATCCGTTCCCTCTACTCCCACAATGACGTGGTACTGACAACCAAGTTTTCTCCAACACACTGTCAGATTGCCTCGGGGTGCCTTAGCGGATGTGTTTCTCTGTATCAGCCAAAGTTCTAG
- the DCAF10 gene encoding DDB1- and CUL4-associated factor 10 isoform X3 produces MSAEAARAGTAGGQAAPGPGSPAGMEPALPAVPPRAAPGAGLFGWLRGRCLGRSAAVDPARDTFRAMTGLYGSIQPADSVYLSTRTHGAVFNLEYSPDGFLDNRLFATCSDDTTIALWDLRKLNTKVCTLHGHTSWVKNIEYDTNTRLLVTSGFDGNVIIWDTNRCTEDGCPHKKFFHTRFLMRMRLTPDCSKMLISTSSGYLLILHDLDLNKSLEVGSYPILRARRTTSSDITSSGSSGPRAVGSPCHQNDSGLLSEKHMSRSSQREGGSPRNSLEVLTPEVPGERDRGNCITSLQLHPKGWATLLRCSSNTDDQEWTCVYEFQEGAPVRPVSPRCSLRLTHCIEEANVGRGYIKELCFSPDGRMISSPHGFGIRLLGFDAHCSELVDCLPKEASPLKEIRSLYSHNDVVLTTKFSPTHCQIASGCLSGCVSLYQPKF; encoded by the exons ATGAGCGCGGAGGCCGCCCGGGCGGGGACCGCCGGCGGCCAGGCGGCCCCGGGGCCTGGTTCGCCCGCCGGTATGGAGCCGGCGTTGCCGGCCGTTCCCCCGCGGGCGGCGCCGGGGGCCGGCCTGTTCGGGTGGCTGCGCGGACGCTGCCTGGGCCGCAGCGCCGCCGTGGACCCGGCGCGGGACACCTTCCGCGCCATGACCGGGCTGTACGGCTCCATCCAGCCCGCCGACTCCGTGTACCTCAGCACCCGCACGCACGGCGCCGTCTTCAACCTCGAGTACTCGCCCGACGG GTTTCTAGATAATCGACTGTTTGCGACTTGTTCTGATGACACTACAATAGCACTTTGGGATTTGAGAAAGCTGAACACAAAAGTGTGCACTTTGCATGGTCACACTAGCTGGGTTAAGAACATCGAGTACGATACCAATACAAGATTACTAGTAACGTCAGGGTTTGATGGAAATGTGATCATCTGGGACACAAACAG GTGCACAGAAGATGGATGTCCCCACAAGAAGTTTTTTCACACCCGTTTTCTTATGCGAATGAGGCTGACTCCAGACTGTTCCAAAATGTTGATCTCAACCTCCTCTGGATATCTTCTGATTTTGCATGACCTTGACCTAAACAAATCATTAGAGGTTGGCAGCTACCCCATTTTAAGAGCTAGGAGGACAACAAGTTCAG ACATAACTTCATCAGGTTCGTCTGGTCCTCGGGCTGTTGGTTCACCATGTCACCAGAATGATTCAGGTCTACTGTCTGAGAAACACATGTCGCGGTCCTCCCAGCGAGAAG GTGGATCACCTAGAAATAGTTTGGAGGTCTTAACACCAGAGGTTCCTGGAGAAAGAGATCGAGGCAATTGCATTACATCACTACAGCTACATCCAAAAGGGTGGGCTACGCTTCTTCGGTGCTCAAGTAATACAGATGACCAGGAG TGGACTTGTGTCTATGAATTCCAGGAAGGAGCCCCTGTGCGCCCTGTCTCGCCTCGCTGTTCCCTGCGATTGACTCATTGCATTGAAGAAGCCAATGTGGGCCGGGGTTACATCAAAGAACTTTGTTTTAGTCCTGATGGCCGGATGATTTCATCCCCGCATGGCTTTGGGATCCGCTTGTTGGGGTTTGATGCACACTGCAGCGAACTTGTCGACTGTTTGCCCAAAGAAGCCAGTCCCCTGAAAGAAATCCGTTCCCTCTACTCCCACAATGACGTGGTACTGACAACCAAGTTTTCTCCAACACACTGTCAGATTGCCTCGGGGTGCCTTAGCGGATGTGTTTCTCTGTATCAGCCAAAGTTCTAG
- the TRMT10B gene encoding tRNA methyltransferase 10 homolog B: MAGGGDGGYPSAEAEGEAAVACEALRLLQIDPSAVSPGAGRAGGVAPCSRNALRKRRRWERVLAAKRRKRRQERERSRARHAGDRGAAGQDGGRAATALVKERLLEARASGPRLCVDLGLVHRMSQKETSRLASQIRRLYGANRRAKKPFWLCLTEFVVGSLIYEECFRMNDGFSNYLMDTTQESYLDLFPLDAIVYLTPDSENVLEDVDPSKVYVLGGLVDESIHKKLTLQRAQEQSLQTARLPIREYMVKAVNTKNYHSETLAINQVFDVLSTYYETRSWPSALKAGVSSGKGYVLPDAVKEVKIPQRDNAQENSFIL, encoded by the exons ATGGCGGGCGGCGGCGATGGCGGGTACCCATCGGCGGAGGCCGAGGGGGAGGCAGCGGTTGCCTGTGAGGCTCTCCGTCTGCTGCAGATCGACCCCTCGGCCGTCAGCCctggcgcggggcgggcgggcggcgtgGCGCCGTGCTCG AGGAACGCGCTGCGGAAGCGGAGGCGCTGGGAGCGGGTCCTGGCGGCCAAGAGGAGGAAGCGGCGGCAGGagcgggagcggagccgggccCGGCACGCCGGGGACCGAG GTGCTGCCGGCCAGGACGGCGGGAGGGCCGCGACCGCCCTGGTGAAAGAACGGCTTCTGGAGGCGCGGGCGTCGGGGCCCCGGCTCTGTGTGGACCTCGGTCTGGTCCACCGCATGTCGCAGAAG GAAACAAGCCGCCTCGCCTCCCAGATCAGGAGACTCTATGGGGCAAACAGGCGGGCCAAGAAGCCGTTTTGGCTCTGTCTGACGGAGTTTGTGGTGGGCTCGTTGATCTATGAGGAGTGTTTTCGCATGAACGACGGCTTCTCCAATTATTTG ATGGATACAACTCAAGAAAGTTACCTGGACCTGTTTCCTTTAGATGCAATTGTTTATCTCACTCCTGACTCTGAGAACG TCCTTGAAGATGTTGATCCAAGTAAAGTGTACGTCCTTGGAGGCCTGGTGGATGAAAGTATTCACAAG AAGCTGACTCTGCAAAGGGCACAAGAGcagtccttgcaaacagcccgcCTCCCCATTCGGGAATATATGGTGAAAGCTGTTAACACCAAGAACTACCACTCAGAGACACTGGCAATTAATCAAG TCTTTGATGTGTTATCAACTTACTATGAGACCCGAAGCTGGCCATCAGCCTTGAAAGCTGGAGTGTCTTCTGGAAAAGGCTATGTGCTACCAGATGCagtgaaagaagtgaaaataCCTCAGCGTGACAATGCCCAAGAAAACTCTTTTATTTTGTGA